Within Eggerthella sp. YY7918, the genomic segment GGAAGCGGCCGGCCGAGTTCAGATACCCATCGGGGCGCTACCGCGGCGTCGAGCTGTTCGTGAACGATCGAGTTGCCGAGGAACCGGCGTTCTCCCTGCTCGGCACAGGGGACAACGCCATCCGGCGCATCGCCCGCAAAGCGGGGCCGGCGGCCGTCCTCGCGGGAGACGCGGAGCTCAACGGACGCATGGAGCGCCTGGCAGCGCTTCTCGACGCGAACGACGACGCGATGGCGGAATACGAGGTTCTCGGACTGCTGCTCGGCCTCCAACGGCGCGACCTTTCAACGACGAAACCCCGCTTCCTGCTCACGCGTGCGCAGATGGGGATGGCTGCCGCAGCCCGCGACGAGATGGAGCGCGCCCTCAGCGCGCGTCACGACGCCCGGACGATGGCCGCCGCCTTCGGCGTGAGCGCAACGTCACTCAACGAGTACTTCACCCGCGCATATGGCAGCACGATCGCGACCTACCTCCGACGACGCCGAATGGAAGAGGCGGCAACGCAGCTCGCACAAGGCGCGAAGGTGACGGAAGCAGCAACGTATGTGGGCTACGCAAACCCGAGCAAGTTCGCCGCTGCGTTCAAGAAAGCCTATGGGGTGCCGCCGAGGGAGTGGAAGCACGCCAGTGGGATGGGGCTTCGCAGCGTGTAACCGCGTCAACCTTGGGATTGGCAACCCTTCTCCGCCCAGCATAAACGCACGATTCTTCCCGAATATTGATTCGAAGGACATCACTGCGCTCCCTCAGCTGACATACGCCCATTCGCTCCCCAGCTGCTGCTCTGCAGCTGGAGATCCCAAAGATGTCGGTAGAGGCCGTTGCTCGAAACGAGGTCGTCGTGGTTCCCCTCTTCGACGATGTTCCCGCCGTCGAGAACGACGATCTTGTCCGCGTTGGCGATGGTCCTCAGACGATGTGCGATGACGATCACCGTCTTGCCCGCGCAGAGGGTTCCGACCGCTCTCTGGATGAGCGTTTCGTTCTCCGGGTCGAGCGAGGCCGTGGCTTCGTCAAGAAGCACCACGGGGGCGTCTTTCAGAAGGGCCCGCGCGATGGAGAGGCGCTGGCGCTCCCCTCCGGAAAGAGCGGCGCCGTTCTCGCCCAGCATCGTGCCGAACCCCTGGGGAAGCCT encodes:
- a CDS encoding AraC family transcriptional regulator, whose amino-acid sequence is MSKGDGAVGRACSDRKTDGQLLKARVAPGVELVEDPKGLFELQISKPVGSGSMRGRALSRGLFIALVDFTCTRCPNIPSDTPLQLPSFSSGMWLTVNLCWEGRCEVDIPDGGLGVVAAGDLCVSYSRKRPAEFRYPSGRYRGVELFVNDRVAEEPAFSLLGTGDNAIRRIARKAGPAAVLAGDAELNGRMERLAALLDANDDAMAEYEVLGLLLGLQRRDLSTTKPRFLLTRAQMGMAAAARDEMERALSARHDARTMAAAFGVSATSLNEYFTRAYGSTIATYLRRRRMEEAATQLAQGAKVTEAATYVGYANPSKFAAAFKKAYGVPPREWKHASGMGLRSV